The following proteins are encoded in a genomic region of Oncorhynchus gorbuscha isolate QuinsamMale2020 ecotype Even-year linkage group LG11, OgorEven_v1.0, whole genome shotgun sequence:
- the irf3 gene encoding interferon regulatory factor 3 isoform X5, whose amino-acid sequence MSQSKPLLIPWLREQINSGRYPGVTWTNQEQTEFCIPWKHALRQDSCSDDVLIFKAWAEVSNGRVQGDHSIWKRNFRSALRAKGFKMLLDNKNDAANPNKLFQWPDEAPTGGSQHPEHDLYQDPSPLQESHGLPCFNDLYLATEETVYTAEGISTTINQDILQKCLQGLYIEQTGQPVVMEDAVLPPQPVYPMDGAVGGAHEQQVVEQLTNELSRTMVGEHFKTHFRVSVYYRGVKMPEQLVENEAGFRLVYRPELTQPLLDPDSGLNLVSLPSPPPVQDETQAKLTQDILALLGEGLEVGASGSIIYGLRLLKFINNEGKCPPFSLFFCLGEKWPDPDNRPWEKKLVMVEVVLTALELLKSMAVEGGASSLQSVELQLSLQESLQEMMDLC is encoded by the exons ATGTCTCAATCCAAACCGCTCCTCATCCCTTGGCTGCGCGAACAGATAAATAGTGGCCGGTATCCCGGGGTTACCTGGACCAATCAGGAGCAAACAGAGTTCTGCATCCCTTGGAAACATGCTTTGAGGCAGGATTCCTGCAGCGATGATGTACTTATTTTCAAG GCGTGGGCTGAGGTTAGCAATGGTAGGGTTCAAGGCGACCACTCCATTTGGAAGAGAAACTTCCGTTCTGCCCTCCGAGCCAAGGGGTTCAAAATGCTTCTTGACAACAAAAATGATGCAGCCAACCCCAACAAACTGTTCCAGTGGCCAGATGAGGCACCTACAGGAG GATCTCAGCACCCAGAACATGATCTGTATCAAGATCCCAGTCCATTACAAGAA AGTCATGGTCTACCATGTTTTAATGACCTTTACCTTGCAACAGAAGAAACTGTATACACAG CAGAGGGGATCTCAACCACTATCAACCAGGATATACTTCAGAAATGTCTGCAAGGGTTGTACATTGAACAAACAG GGCAACCAGTTGTAATGGAGGATGCTGTGTTGCCCCCGCAACCGGTGTATCCAATGGATGGAGCTGTCGGTGGTGCCCATGAACAGCAGGTGGTGGAGCAGTTAACAAATGAATTGTCCAGAACCATGGTGGGCGAACATTTTA AAACTCACTTCAGGGTTTCTGTGTACTACCGGGGAGTGAAGATGCCTGAGCAGCTGGTTGAGAACGAGGCAGGGTTCAGATTAGTCTACAG ACCTGAACTTACACAACCGCTTCTGGACCCAGATTCTGGCCTGAATCTGGTCTCTCTGCCCAGTCCACCGCCTGTCCAGGACGAAACTCAGGCCAAACTGACCCAAGATATCCTGGCTCTCCTGGGAGAGGGCCTGGAGGTGGGTGCCTCCGGGTCCATCATCTACGGACTCC GGCTGTTGAAGTTCATAAACAACGAAGGAAAATGTCCTCCCTTTTCTCTATTCTTCTGTCTGGGAGAGAAGTGGCCAgacccggacaacagaccctggGAGAAGAAACTGGTCATGGTCGAg GTGGTGTTAACCGCTCTGGAGCTACTGAAGTCAATGGCGGTGGAAGGTGGTGCCTCCTCTCTGCAGTCTGTGGAACTGCAGCTGTCCTTGCAGGAGTCCCTGCAGGAGATGATGGACTTGTGCTAA
- the irf3 gene encoding interferon regulatory factor 3 isoform X2, translating into MSQSKPLLIPWLREQINSGRYPGVTWTNQEQTEFCIPWKHALRQDSCSDDVLIFKAWAEVSNGRVQGDHSIWKRNFRSALRAKGFKMLLDNKNDAANPNKLFQWPDEAPTGGSQHPEHDLYQDPSPLQESHGLPCFNDLYLATEETVYTEGISTTINQDILQKCLQGLYIEQTGQPVVMEDAVLPPQPVYPMDGAVGGAHEQQVVEQLTNELSRTMVGEHFKTHFRVSVYYRGVKMPEQLVENEAGFRLVYRPELTQPLLDPDSGLNLVSLPSPPPVQDETQAKLTQDILALLGEGLEVGASGSIIYGLRKGEIKAFWSLDKFDNSRRPQGVSKCPEPLYQVKDFYGGLLKFINNEGKCPPFSLFFCLGEKWPDPDNRPWEKKLVMVEVVLTALELLKSMAVEGGASSLQSVELQLSLQESLQEMMDLC; encoded by the exons ATGTCTCAATCCAAACCGCTCCTCATCCCTTGGCTGCGCGAACAGATAAATAGTGGCCGGTATCCCGGGGTTACCTGGACCAATCAGGAGCAAACAGAGTTCTGCATCCCTTGGAAACATGCTTTGAGGCAGGATTCCTGCAGCGATGATGTACTTATTTTCAAG GCGTGGGCTGAGGTTAGCAATGGTAGGGTTCAAGGCGACCACTCCATTTGGAAGAGAAACTTCCGTTCTGCCCTCCGAGCCAAGGGGTTCAAAATGCTTCTTGACAACAAAAATGATGCAGCCAACCCCAACAAACTGTTCCAGTGGCCAGATGAGGCACCTACAGGAG GATCTCAGCACCCAGAACATGATCTGTATCAAGATCCCAGTCCATTACAAGAA AGTCATGGTCTACCATGTTTTAATGACCTTTACCTTGCAACAGAAGAAACTGTATACACAG AGGGGATCTCAACCACTATCAACCAGGATATACTTCAGAAATGTCTGCAAGGGTTGTACATTGAACAAACAG GGCAACCAGTTGTAATGGAGGATGCTGTGTTGCCCCCGCAACCGGTGTATCCAATGGATGGAGCTGTCGGTGGTGCCCATGAACAGCAGGTGGTGGAGCAGTTAACAAATGAATTGTCCAGAACCATGGTGGGCGAACATTTTA AAACTCACTTCAGGGTTTCTGTGTACTACCGGGGAGTGAAGATGCCTGAGCAGCTGGTTGAGAACGAGGCAGGGTTCAGATTAGTCTACAG ACCTGAACTTACACAACCGCTTCTGGACCCAGATTCTGGCCTGAATCTGGTCTCTCTGCCCAGTCCACCGCCTGTCCAGGACGAAACTCAGGCCAAACTGACCCAAGATATCCTGGCTCTCCTGGGAGAGGGCCTGGAGGTGGGTGCCTCCGGGTCCATCATCTACGGACTCCGTAAGGGTGAAATTAAGGCCTTCTGGAGCCTTGACAAGTTTGACAATAGCAGGAGGCCCCAGGGAGTGTCCAAATGCCCGGAACCACTATATCAGGTCAAGGACTTCTATGGAG GGCTGTTGAAGTTCATAAACAACGAAGGAAAATGTCCTCCCTTTTCTCTATTCTTCTGTCTGGGAGAGAAGTGGCCAgacccggacaacagaccctggGAGAAGAAACTGGTCATGGTCGAg GTGGTGTTAACCGCTCTGGAGCTACTGAAGTCAATGGCGGTGGAAGGTGGTGCCTCCTCTCTGCAGTCTGTGGAACTGCAGCTGTCCTTGCAGGAGTCCCTGCAGGAGATGATGGACTTGTGCTAA
- the irf3 gene encoding interferon regulatory factor 3 isoform X3 has translation MSQSKPLLIPWLREQINSGRYPGVTWTNQEQTEFCIPWKHALRQDSCSDDVLIFKAWAEVSNGRVQGDHSIWKRNFRSALRAKGFKMLLDNKNDAANPNKLFQWPDEAPTGGSQHPEHDLYQDPSPLQESHGLPCFNDLYLATEETVYTAEGISTTINQDILQKCLQGLYIEQTVVMEDAVLPPQPVYPMDGAVGGAHEQQVVEQLTNELSRTMVGEHFKTHFRVSVYYRGVKMPEQLVENEAGFRLVYRPELTQPLLDPDSGLNLVSLPSPPPVQDETQAKLTQDILALLGEGLEVGASGSIIYGLRKGEIKAFWSLDKFDNSRRPQGVSKCPEPLYQVKDFYGGLLKFINNEGKCPPFSLFFCLGEKWPDPDNRPWEKKLVMVEVVLTALELLKSMAVEGGASSLQSVELQLSLQESLQEMMDLC, from the exons ATGTCTCAATCCAAACCGCTCCTCATCCCTTGGCTGCGCGAACAGATAAATAGTGGCCGGTATCCCGGGGTTACCTGGACCAATCAGGAGCAAACAGAGTTCTGCATCCCTTGGAAACATGCTTTGAGGCAGGATTCCTGCAGCGATGATGTACTTATTTTCAAG GCGTGGGCTGAGGTTAGCAATGGTAGGGTTCAAGGCGACCACTCCATTTGGAAGAGAAACTTCCGTTCTGCCCTCCGAGCCAAGGGGTTCAAAATGCTTCTTGACAACAAAAATGATGCAGCCAACCCCAACAAACTGTTCCAGTGGCCAGATGAGGCACCTACAGGAG GATCTCAGCACCCAGAACATGATCTGTATCAAGATCCCAGTCCATTACAAGAA AGTCATGGTCTACCATGTTTTAATGACCTTTACCTTGCAACAGAAGAAACTGTATACACAG CAGAGGGGATCTCAACCACTATCAACCAGGATATACTTCAGAAATGTCTGCAAGGGTTGTACATTGAACAAACAG TTGTAATGGAGGATGCTGTGTTGCCCCCGCAACCGGTGTATCCAATGGATGGAGCTGTCGGTGGTGCCCATGAACAGCAGGTGGTGGAGCAGTTAACAAATGAATTGTCCAGAACCATGGTGGGCGAACATTTTA AAACTCACTTCAGGGTTTCTGTGTACTACCGGGGAGTGAAGATGCCTGAGCAGCTGGTTGAGAACGAGGCAGGGTTCAGATTAGTCTACAG ACCTGAACTTACACAACCGCTTCTGGACCCAGATTCTGGCCTGAATCTGGTCTCTCTGCCCAGTCCACCGCCTGTCCAGGACGAAACTCAGGCCAAACTGACCCAAGATATCCTGGCTCTCCTGGGAGAGGGCCTGGAGGTGGGTGCCTCCGGGTCCATCATCTACGGACTCCGTAAGGGTGAAATTAAGGCCTTCTGGAGCCTTGACAAGTTTGACAATAGCAGGAGGCCCCAGGGAGTGTCCAAATGCCCGGAACCACTATATCAGGTCAAGGACTTCTATGGAG GGCTGTTGAAGTTCATAAACAACGAAGGAAAATGTCCTCCCTTTTCTCTATTCTTCTGTCTGGGAGAGAAGTGGCCAgacccggacaacagaccctggGAGAAGAAACTGGTCATGGTCGAg GTGGTGTTAACCGCTCTGGAGCTACTGAAGTCAATGGCGGTGGAAGGTGGTGCCTCCTCTCTGCAGTCTGTGGAACTGCAGCTGTCCTTGCAGGAGTCCCTGCAGGAGATGATGGACTTGTGCTAA
- the irf3 gene encoding interferon regulatory factor 3 isoform X4: MSQSKPLLIPWLREQINSGRYPGVTWTNQEQTEFCIPWKHALRQDSCSDDVLIFKAWAEVSNGRVQGDHSIWKRNFRSALRAKGFKMLLDNKNDAANPNKLFQWPDEAPTGGSQHPEHDLYQDPSPLQESHGLPCFNDLYLATEETVYTEGISTTINQDILQKCLQGLYIEQTVVMEDAVLPPQPVYPMDGAVGGAHEQQVVEQLTNELSRTMVGEHFKTHFRVSVYYRGVKMPEQLVENEAGFRLVYRPELTQPLLDPDSGLNLVSLPSPPPVQDETQAKLTQDILALLGEGLEVGASGSIIYGLRKGEIKAFWSLDKFDNSRRPQGVSKCPEPLYQVKDFYGGLLKFINNEGKCPPFSLFFCLGEKWPDPDNRPWEKKLVMVEVVLTALELLKSMAVEGGASSLQSVELQLSLQESLQEMMDLC, translated from the exons ATGTCTCAATCCAAACCGCTCCTCATCCCTTGGCTGCGCGAACAGATAAATAGTGGCCGGTATCCCGGGGTTACCTGGACCAATCAGGAGCAAACAGAGTTCTGCATCCCTTGGAAACATGCTTTGAGGCAGGATTCCTGCAGCGATGATGTACTTATTTTCAAG GCGTGGGCTGAGGTTAGCAATGGTAGGGTTCAAGGCGACCACTCCATTTGGAAGAGAAACTTCCGTTCTGCCCTCCGAGCCAAGGGGTTCAAAATGCTTCTTGACAACAAAAATGATGCAGCCAACCCCAACAAACTGTTCCAGTGGCCAGATGAGGCACCTACAGGAG GATCTCAGCACCCAGAACATGATCTGTATCAAGATCCCAGTCCATTACAAGAA AGTCATGGTCTACCATGTTTTAATGACCTTTACCTTGCAACAGAAGAAACTGTATACACAG AGGGGATCTCAACCACTATCAACCAGGATATACTTCAGAAATGTCTGCAAGGGTTGTACATTGAACAAACAG TTGTAATGGAGGATGCTGTGTTGCCCCCGCAACCGGTGTATCCAATGGATGGAGCTGTCGGTGGTGCCCATGAACAGCAGGTGGTGGAGCAGTTAACAAATGAATTGTCCAGAACCATGGTGGGCGAACATTTTA AAACTCACTTCAGGGTTTCTGTGTACTACCGGGGAGTGAAGATGCCTGAGCAGCTGGTTGAGAACGAGGCAGGGTTCAGATTAGTCTACAG ACCTGAACTTACACAACCGCTTCTGGACCCAGATTCTGGCCTGAATCTGGTCTCTCTGCCCAGTCCACCGCCTGTCCAGGACGAAACTCAGGCCAAACTGACCCAAGATATCCTGGCTCTCCTGGGAGAGGGCCTGGAGGTGGGTGCCTCCGGGTCCATCATCTACGGACTCCGTAAGGGTGAAATTAAGGCCTTCTGGAGCCTTGACAAGTTTGACAATAGCAGGAGGCCCCAGGGAGTGTCCAAATGCCCGGAACCACTATATCAGGTCAAGGACTTCTATGGAG GGCTGTTGAAGTTCATAAACAACGAAGGAAAATGTCCTCCCTTTTCTCTATTCTTCTGTCTGGGAGAGAAGTGGCCAgacccggacaacagaccctggGAGAAGAAACTGGTCATGGTCGAg GTGGTGTTAACCGCTCTGGAGCTACTGAAGTCAATGGCGGTGGAAGGTGGTGCCTCCTCTCTGCAGTCTGTGGAACTGCAGCTGTCCTTGCAGGAGTCCCTGCAGGAGATGATGGACTTGTGCTAA
- the irf3 gene encoding interferon regulatory factor 3 isoform X1: MSQSKPLLIPWLREQINSGRYPGVTWTNQEQTEFCIPWKHALRQDSCSDDVLIFKAWAEVSNGRVQGDHSIWKRNFRSALRAKGFKMLLDNKNDAANPNKLFQWPDEAPTGGSQHPEHDLYQDPSPLQESHGLPCFNDLYLATEETVYTAEGISTTINQDILQKCLQGLYIEQTGQPVVMEDAVLPPQPVYPMDGAVGGAHEQQVVEQLTNELSRTMVGEHFKTHFRVSVYYRGVKMPEQLVENEAGFRLVYRPELTQPLLDPDSGLNLVSLPSPPPVQDETQAKLTQDILALLGEGLEVGASGSIIYGLRKGEIKAFWSLDKFDNSRRPQGVSKCPEPLYQVKDFYGGLLKFINNEGKCPPFSLFFCLGEKWPDPDNRPWEKKLVMVEVVLTALELLKSMAVEGGASSLQSVELQLSLQESLQEMMDLC; encoded by the exons ATGTCTCAATCCAAACCGCTCCTCATCCCTTGGCTGCGCGAACAGATAAATAGTGGCCGGTATCCCGGGGTTACCTGGACCAATCAGGAGCAAACAGAGTTCTGCATCCCTTGGAAACATGCTTTGAGGCAGGATTCCTGCAGCGATGATGTACTTATTTTCAAG GCGTGGGCTGAGGTTAGCAATGGTAGGGTTCAAGGCGACCACTCCATTTGGAAGAGAAACTTCCGTTCTGCCCTCCGAGCCAAGGGGTTCAAAATGCTTCTTGACAACAAAAATGATGCAGCCAACCCCAACAAACTGTTCCAGTGGCCAGATGAGGCACCTACAGGAG GATCTCAGCACCCAGAACATGATCTGTATCAAGATCCCAGTCCATTACAAGAA AGTCATGGTCTACCATGTTTTAATGACCTTTACCTTGCAACAGAAGAAACTGTATACACAG CAGAGGGGATCTCAACCACTATCAACCAGGATATACTTCAGAAATGTCTGCAAGGGTTGTACATTGAACAAACAG GGCAACCAGTTGTAATGGAGGATGCTGTGTTGCCCCCGCAACCGGTGTATCCAATGGATGGAGCTGTCGGTGGTGCCCATGAACAGCAGGTGGTGGAGCAGTTAACAAATGAATTGTCCAGAACCATGGTGGGCGAACATTTTA AAACTCACTTCAGGGTTTCTGTGTACTACCGGGGAGTGAAGATGCCTGAGCAGCTGGTTGAGAACGAGGCAGGGTTCAGATTAGTCTACAG ACCTGAACTTACACAACCGCTTCTGGACCCAGATTCTGGCCTGAATCTGGTCTCTCTGCCCAGTCCACCGCCTGTCCAGGACGAAACTCAGGCCAAACTGACCCAAGATATCCTGGCTCTCCTGGGAGAGGGCCTGGAGGTGGGTGCCTCCGGGTCCATCATCTACGGACTCCGTAAGGGTGAAATTAAGGCCTTCTGGAGCCTTGACAAGTTTGACAATAGCAGGAGGCCCCAGGGAGTGTCCAAATGCCCGGAACCACTATATCAGGTCAAGGACTTCTATGGAG GGCTGTTGAAGTTCATAAACAACGAAGGAAAATGTCCTCCCTTTTCTCTATTCTTCTGTCTGGGAGAGAAGTGGCCAgacccggacaacagaccctggGAGAAGAAACTGGTCATGGTCGAg GTGGTGTTAACCGCTCTGGAGCTACTGAAGTCAATGGCGGTGGAAGGTGGTGCCTCCTCTCTGCAGTCTGTGGAACTGCAGCTGTCCTTGCAGGAGTCCCTGCAGGAGATGATGGACTTGTGCTAA